In Mytilus edulis chromosome 7, xbMytEdul2.2, whole genome shotgun sequence, a single genomic region encodes these proteins:
- the LOC139482027 gene encoding glutathione hydrolase 1 proenzyme-like: MTGAEDSSFITSTPSKKDRRKSKNKVLRFLRRRWVIYGLLASLLLAFVIVVILAAILGSKEGNHHGQPRKITVRKGAVVADHEVCSRIGRDVLVDGGSAVDATVATLLCNGIMAPHSMGIGGGCFMVIYDAQNKKTLVIDGRETAPLSSSQETFANESGYIGPKFIAVPGEIATYWKAHQRYGKLPWKRLFEPSINLLENGFHVSHAVERAMKIVMAATNNSVCEIRGIGEIFCDKMGQILPEGSFVQWPKLAETYKQLADVGPDYMYKGKVAETMAQEIKNLGGIFTKEDFESYSVKESSGIHVDLGDMILLTHGAPSGGPVMGLTMKILEGMGINEDNLKDTPSKALAYHKMIEAIKLSYGERFKLGDEDFVDGVKELVEKMISEEFAANLRGKIDLTKTHDIEYYANATEAAHDQGTAHVSVLSPEGDAVSVTSTVNTYFGSLTVSESTGIIWNNEMADFSLFDDSNLFGLKATVPNKVQAGKRPLSSMAPAIFVDKKTGSVRMIIGNAGGSRITTTNIQIAVRNLWMGQDIEDAVREKRLHHQLDPNFLVYEFGYPQDVLEELKKYGHELKIKDTFMSVVQAVSRNMRTEEINGFSDERKFPGKAMFYTTEEDVFM, from the exons ATGACTGGAGCCGAGGATAGCAG TTTCATAACATCAACACCATCGAAGAAAGATCGACGAAAAAGCAAAAACAAGGTTTTACGATTTTTGAGGCGGCGATGGGTAATTTATGGACTATTAGCCAGTCTCCTATTAGCATTTGTTATAGTGGTAATTTTGGCAGCTATCCTTGGGAGCAAAGAAGGAAACCACCACGGTCAGCCTAGAAAAATCACAGTACGAAAGGGAGCAGTTGTAGCTGATCATGAAGTGTGTTCCAGAATTGGAAG GGACGTGCTAGTAGATGGTGGTTCTGCTGTCGATGCTACTGTCGCTACTTTGTTATGTAACGGTATTATGGCACCTCATAGCATGGGGATAGGTGGAG GTTGTTTTATGGTTATTTATGATGCACAGAACAAGAAAACATTAGTGATAGATGGACGAGAAACAGCACCGTTAAGTTCTTCACAAGAAACATTTGCCAACGAATCTGGGTACATAG GTCCAAAGTTTATTGCTGTTCCCGGTGAAATTGCAACATATTGGAAAGCACATCAAAGATATGGAAAATTACCATGGAAACGATTATTCGAACCATCGATAAACCTGCTAGAAAATGGATTCCACGTTTCACATGCCGTAGAACGTGCAATGAAGATCGTAATGGCTGCTACTAATAACAGTGTTTGTGAAATACGGGGGATTGg TGAAATTTTCTGCGATAAGATGGGACAAATTTTACCAGAAGGAAGCTTTGTCCAATGGCCCAAGTTAGCAGAAACGTACAAACAGCTAGCAGATGTAGGAcctgactacatgtataaaggcAAGGTCGCAGAAACTATGGCACAGGAAATCAAAAATTTAG GTGGAATATTCACAAAAGAAGATTTTGAATCCTATTCCGTGAAAGAAAGTTCTGGAATACACGTTGACCTCGGAGATATGATACTGCTGACCCATGGCGCCCCAAGTGGAGGACCTGTGATGGGCCTAACAATGAAAATACTTGAAG GCATGGGAATCAACGAAGACAATTTGAAAGATACACCATCAAAAGCGTTAGCGTATCATAAAATGATAGAAGCAATCAAATTGTCATATGGGGAAAGATTTAAGCTTGGAGATGAAGATTTTGTAGATGGAGTGAAAGAG CTTGTAGAAAAGATGATATCTGAAGAATTTGCTGCAAACTTACGTGGAAAAATAGATTTAACTAAAACACATGATATAGAATACTATGCAAATGCGACTGAGGCAGCACATGATCAAGGCACTGCGCATGTCAGCGTTTTGAGCCCGGAAGGGGATGCTGTATCCGTAACGAGCACAGTTAATACATa TTTCGGATCTCTAACAGTTTCGGAGTCCACTGGAATAATATGGAACAACGAGATGGCAGATTTCTCTTTGTTTGATGACAGCAATCTCTTCGGACTGAAG GCAACAGTTCCAAATAAAGTTCAAGCAGGAAAAAGACCTCTGTCTTCCATGGCGCCAGCCATTTTTGTTGACAAGAAAACCGGAAGTGTAAGAATGATTATCGGAAATGCAGGAGGATCTCgaataacaacaacaaatataCAG atagCCGTTAGAAATTTATGGATGGGACAGGACATAGAGGATGCAGTCCGGGAAAAGCGACTTCATCATCAACTTGACCCCAATTTTTTAGTCTATGAGTTTGGATATCCACAG GACGTTTTAGAAGAATTGAAGAAGTATGGTCATGAGTTGAAAATAAAAGACACTTTCATGTCGGTTGTTCAAGCTGTATCGAGAAACATGCGCACAGAAGAGATAAATGGGTTTTCTGATGAAAGAAAATTTCCGGGAAAAGCAATGTTTTACACTACGGAAGAAGATGTTTTTATGTGA